The following is a genomic window from Pseudomonadota bacterium.
GTCGACCCCGGCCTCGCGGTAGTGCAGCGGCTCGGTCATGCGCGACACGCGCTGAGCAGGCGGCCATAGAGCGCGGGGTCTTGCACCGAGAGCACGCGCGCGCCCTGCCACGCGGCACGTCGGCACGCATCCTCAACGCTGCGGTCGTGTGGCTGGGGCGCCTCGACATAGACGATGGGAAAGGCCACCGATTCCTGGAGCCACGGCACATGGCTGCCGATGACAAAGCCCACCAGCGGGCGACCGTCAGCGTCATACGATCGCGCCGCGGCCGGAACGTCTTCGCCCTGAACCGAGGTGCACTCGATGCCGAGGTAGTGCAGTTCGCGGAAGAGGGTGTGCACGAGCCACGCCTCCTCCTCACGCGGGTGTGAGATGCTCTGATGTGGCCGGAAGAGAACCGCGTGCCCCATTCTCGTGTTCATGAACGACTCGGTCTTCTCTGAGACCCAGCGATAGTTGTCGAGCACCGCCGAGAGCGCCTCGGGCGTGCGCTCCTGCAGGTTGCGATAGACCTGCTTGTCCTTCATGGCCTCCTTCTGCCCTCCCGGCCAGATGCGCCAGCTGTCGTTGTCGATGACATCGGCCAGCAGCAGGCGGCCATCGGTGGCGCGGCCGAACTCGACCTTGAAATCGACCAGCACCACGTCGCGCAGCGCCCAGGCGCGCTCGAGAACCTCGAAGGCGCGCAGCGCCTCTTGCTTCACCCGTGCCATGTCACCCGCGTCAAGAAGGCCGCGACGCAAGATCTGGTCTTCATCGATCTGCGGGTCGTGCAGCGCATCGTTCTTCTCGAAGTACTCGATGAGCGGAGGACGAAAC
Proteins encoded in this region:
- a CDS encoding phosphoribosylaminoimidazolesuccinocarboxamide synthase, yielding MRATTSTDSCRDLQRLAEGKTKIIYADRRDDGVVLVRTKDDITAGDGARHDVLAGKAALATATTCNVFHLLNEAGLDTHFQHKIDSVTFRAHRAAMVPIEVVVRRIATGSFLRRNPSVAEGTRFRPPLIEYFEKNDALHDPQIDEDQILRRGLLDAGDMARVKQEALRAFEVLERAWALRDVVLVDFKVEFGRATDGRLLLADVIDNDSWRIWPGGQKEAMKDKQVYRNLQERTPEALSAVLDNYRWVSEKTESFMNTRMGHAVLFRPHQSISHPREEEAWLVHTLFRELHYLGIECTSVQGEDVPAAARSYDADGRPLVGFVIGSHVPWLQESVAFPIVYVEAPQPHDRSVEDACRRAAWQGARVLSVQDPALYGRLLSACRA